The sequence GACTACAACCCGCAGGACGACGGCGACGAGTGGGACGGGCCGCCCGCCTGACGCGGCCACCGTTCGACGGACCGACTGTGCTACGGACCGGTCGCTACGCGACGGATTTTCGACGGACCGTTTCGCGGACAGCGCGGCTGCCGGGGAGCGGGTAGCGCCTCGCGAGAACGCGGGTGGGTGGTACACCCGCAACCGGTCCGGCGCCGCGCACCGCGCCAGCGAGGGACGCGTGCGGGCGCGGCGCCGTCGGTCGACCGACGGTCGGATCCTGACAGTGGTTCCGGTCCGCGACCGGCGGCATCGCGAACGTGGGGGGTCCGCGAGTGAATCCGTGCGGAGTGGGTGGGTATCGGTTGTCTGACAGTGCGTCGTCCCGGTGGGGAACGGGACGCTTCCGCCTTCGAAACCTCGATACAAAAACCTTTACTTAAATATCAGAAATAGTTACCTTTTGGCGCCGCGGTAACCCAAACCGATATATACCAGTGTGCCGGACGTACGCGTAATGGCGACACGTACCAACCCGAGCGGCGCGAGCGGGCTCGGCCGGCGAGCGGTGACCGAACTCAGAGAGTCGGTACTGGCGAAGGTAGCGACGCTGGGTGCCATACTCTTCGCCCTCTCCGTCCTGCTGGAGATGGCCATCCGGGTCGGGTTCCTCGAACGCGGGATCTCCGCCGTCTGGGCGGTCATCTTCCTGGTGTGGGGGACGGCGCTCGTGGTCCTCGGCGTCGCGGGTCGCGTCCTCATCTGGTGGCGCCGGCGGTGAGGAAGGGGATCGAGGCGGCTACCGCTCGGTCAACTGCGAGACGTTGTGCTGGCCGGGTTCCCGCGTCAGCGACAGCCCCTCGAACTTCCGGATCGTGAACTCCCCGAGGACGTTCACCTCGCAGCCCTCCTCCAGGTGGCCGCCGACGGTCCGCTCCCCGTTGAACGCCGTCACGTGGAGATGCGGTTCCCCGTCGGCGATAGCGCCGCCGATATTCGTGACCTCCCACGACCCTTCGAGTTCGAGGTCGACGTTTCGGGCGGCCTGCTCGTCGGGCAGGTCGGTCCGGTCGACGTAGTGGATGTTGAGGTTGCTGAACGTGCCGATCCCCGACACCACCGCGCCGGTGTCCACGTCGTGGGCCTCGCAGGCCGCCTCGATCGATTCCAGCGCCATGTCGCCGCGGTCCAGACGGACGACTACGTGTCCGTCGTCGGATTCGAACGATTCCATGCGCTCGCTAGGTCGGCGCGCCCGCGAATAAAACTGCCCCTCCCGGCGGTCCCGACCGGGACGCTCGCGGGCTCGGCCTCACTCCCGGGCCAGGAACCCGAGACAGGTCGGCTTGGGCACGTCGCAGCGGGCCCGCTCGGCCAGCCGGCCGTCCGCCCCGACCGCGAAGGTGACGACCTCGTGGCCGTCCCGGTTCTCGACGAGGAGGTGGCGCCCGTCGGGCGCGACGGCGAAGTCCCGCGGGTTCGCGCCGCCCGTCGCCGCGCGGTCGAGCGGTCGGAGGTCCCCACCGGTCGCCTCGAAGACGGCGATGCTCCGGTGACCGCGATTCGAGACGTACACCCACCCGGCCGGGTGGACGTGCACGTCGGCCGGCGAGTTCTCGGCCCCTCCGGCCGTCTCCGGAAGCGTGCTCGCGCTCGCGACGGGTTCCAGCGCGCCGGTCGCCGCGTCACGCGAGAGCGCGGCGACCGTGGAGTCGAGTTCGCCGACCAGGTAGCCGTACTCGCCGGCGTCGTCGAACGCGAGGTGGCGCGGTCCCGTGCCGGGCGGCAGGGCCACGGCCGCCGGCTCGGCCGGGCGGAGCCGGTCGTCGTCGGCGTCGATCCGGTAGACCGCCACCTCGTCGGTCCCCAGGTCGGGCACGTAGAGGTACCGGCCGTCGGGCCCCGGCACGGCCGAGTGGGGGTGCGGCTCGGCCTGGCGGTCGGCGACCGGCCCGCTCCCCTCGTGGTGAACCACGTCACAGGCCGGGCCGAGGTCGCCAGCGTCGTCGAGGGGGTACATCGCCGCAGTTCCGCCCCCGTAGTTGGCGACGAAGGCGTAGCGGCCCGCCGGGTCGACGCTCACGTAGCAGGGGCCGACGCCCTCGCTCGACCGGTCGGCGCGGCGGTCGAGCGACCCGTCGGTCCGGTCGGCGGCGAACGCCGTCACCGTCCCGCCGTCGGTCCGGTCGGCGACGTACACGCGGTCCTCCTGGGGGTGAACGGCGAGGTACATCGGGTGTTCGACGGGCGTGGTCGCCAGCGCGGAGAGGGTCCCCGACTCGGCGTCGTAGCCGTACGCGTAGACGCCCGAGTCGCCGTCGCCAGCCGTCGAGCAGACGAGCGCGAGGTGGGCGGTGTCGGGCGGGTCGTCGCGGTCGGGTCCGTCGGCGGCGCTCATGGCTCCACCCGATTTGCTTCGACGAAGTCCCAGTCGAAGTCGTAGCCCAGCCCCGGCGACTGCGGGACGCGGACGCACCCGTCGTCGTCCAGCTGGTCCAGCGGCGTCGCGAGGAACGGCCGGGCGCCGTCGTAGTCGTAGTCGGGGTGCAGCAGCCCGCGCTCGTAGTACTCGCCGCACTCGGCCATCGCGGCGAGCAGGTGCAGGTTCGGCAGGTTCCCGCCGTGGAGCTCGCACTCGACGCCGAACGCCTCGTAGGCGTGAACCGCCTTCAGCGCCGGCGTGAGCCCGCCCACGTCGTGGACTCCGACCCGGCCGATGTCCGCGGCGTCGCGCCGGAGCCACTCCGCGCGGGTCTGGGCGCCGCCCTCGGCCGTCTCGGGGCCGACCACGGGCACGTCGACCTCGTCGGTCAGCCACTCGTAGGACCCGACCGAGTGCTCGTCCATCGGCTCCTCGAACCACGCGAACGCCAGGTCGGCGAGCGCGTCGCCGATGCGCCTGGCCTCGGTCCGCGTGTAGAAGTGATGGGAGTCGAGCATCAGTTCGACCCCGGGACCGACGCGCTCGCGGACGGCGCGGCAGGCGGCGATAACCCGCTCGGGGTCGGCGTCGTACGGCGGCATCCAGGTGTGGAGTTTCACCGCGGGGTACCCGCGGTCGACGAGCGTCTCCGCGAAGTCGGCGTAGGCCTCGGGGGTCCCCAGCCCGTCGGGGTCGTCGTCGCCGACCATCGTGCTCGCGTAGGCGGGGACCCGCTCGCGGTGGCCGCCCAGCAGCCGGTACACCGGTTCGCCGTAGTGCTTCCCCGCGGCGTCCCACAGCGCGCAGTCGACCCGCGACACCGTCGTCTCGGAGAGCGTGCTCCGCCTGAGTCGCCCGGAGCGGCGGAGCCGCCGGCGGATCCGCTCGCGCTCGCGGGGGTCCTCGCCGGCCAGCGCGTCGCTCGCGAACTCGTTGGTCGCCGGGTCGCCGCCGAGGCAGTAGCCGTCCGGCCCGCCGTCGACGGCGACCCGGGTGATCCGCCGGACCCGCTCGACCGGCGGGCCGGGATGGGCGTGGCCCTTCCCGTCGCGCGCCTTCGCGGACTCGCAGGTGAACGCGACCGTCTCGATATCGCTGATCTCCATCTGCACGGTGGTTCTCCCCGCCGTGTGTTAACGATTCCGTCGACCCACCGAAAGACCCTTTGTGTGACACCGTGACCCACGGGTATGGACCGGCGCGCCTTTCTCGCGACAGCAGCGGCAGTCACGGCCGGGTGCGGACAGGCCGGCAGTTCCGGGACGCCCACCGACGGGGCCGGGACGGCGACCGACACACCCGCGGAATCGCCAACCGACACACCGACCGAGACGCCGACAGCCGCGCCCCCCTCGGTCCAGGTGACCGACGTGTCGGCCCCCTCCGGGATCGAGATCGGAACGAACGGGACGCTCTCGGTGACGCTGGAGAACGCCGGCGGACGTGAGGGACAGTTCTCCGCACCCGTCGAGGCGCGGATCGGGACCGGCGCCTGGGCGACCACCGGGAGGACGGTGTCGGCGGCCGTCCCAGCCGGCGAGTCGGTCACCGAGACCGTCGACCTCCCGCCGAACGACCACGTCGAACCGGCCTCGTACCGGCTGGCCGAGGCCGACCCCGTCGCGCGGACCCGCTTCGTCGCCCGGGAGCTATCGCTCGGCGAGGCGCACACGCTCCCGAACGGCGTCGCCCTCTCGGTCGAGGCCGCCGAGTTCGCCGAGGCGTACACCTACGAGGGCGAGGACGGGGAGACGACCCTCGCGCCGACCGACGGCGAGAAGTGGGCCGTCGGGACGCTCCGGGCGGAGAACACCGCCGACGAGACGGCGCGGGCGCCGCTGATCTCCGACATCGCCCTCTTCCGCGGGGAGCAGGAGTTCTCACACCACTACGCCGGCGACAACCGCGACCGCTACCGCGGCGGCGACCTCGCCGCCGGCGCGGTCAGCGAGGGCGACCTCCCGACCGACGTGCCCCTGGACGCCGACCGGAGCGACCTCAGAGTCGAGTACAGCGAGGCGCTCGACGACGGCCGGGTGACGGTGCGCTGGTCGCTCACCGACTGAGCGCGTCGCGGTCGCCGGAGCGTGTCGGCTGATCGCCGATGCTCGCGGTAGAAACGGCATTCGATGGAGGGACGAACGTCGTCAGTCGTCCGAGGGGGCGGTGCCGGCGGCGTCGTCGGCGCCGGCGTCGAAGCCCGTCTCGTCCTCGTCGACGATCGACTCGCTCGACCAGTACTCGTGGTCGTCGACCATCCGGAAGCAGGCCCCGCGGTGGAGGTCGCTCCCGTCCTCGGCCGCGTACGAGCCGGGGGTCTGCTCGGCGCAGACCTCGCGGGCCTCCGGGCAGCGGGTGTGGTAGCGGCAGCCGCTGGGCGGGTTCGTCGGGTCCGGGATGTCGATCTCGCGGATCGGCGACTCCTCGGCCCGCTCCTCCTCGGGGTCGAGCTCCGGCGTCGCCCAGCGCAGCGCCTGCGTGTAGGGGTGCTGGGGGTTGTTGATGACCTGCTCGGGCGGCCCGATCTCGACCAGTTCGCCGAGGTAGAGCACGCCGATGCGCCCGCCGGTCCGCTCGGCGATGTAGCGGGCGTTCGAGAGGTCGTGGCTGATGAACAGGTACGACGTGTCGAACATGTTCTGCAGCTCGATGAGCAGGTCCATCATCTCGACGCGGAGGCTCACGTCGAGCGCCGAGACGGGCTCGTCGGCGAGGATGACCTCGGGGTTCATCAGCATCGCGCGGATGAGCGCGACGCGCTGCTGTTCCCCGCCCGACAGCTGGTGGGGGTAGCGCTCGTAGTAGTCCTCGGGCGGCGTCATCCCGACGTGTTCGAGCATGCTCAGGACGCGCTGGCGGCGGTCGTTGCCGTCGAGGTCGTCGTGCCAGCGCTTCAGCGGCGCCTCCAGGATCTTGTTGTTGCGGCGGTGGGGGTTCAGCGCGCTGCCGGGGTCCTGGTGGACGATCTGCAGCGAGCGGCGGATCTCGCTCCAGGCGATCGACCCGTCGCCGTCGCCGTCGCGCACGTCCCAGATGTCGTGGCCGCGGTACTCGACGCTGCCGCCGGTCGGCCGCTGGAGGCCGACGGCGGTCTTGCCCAGCGTCGTCTTCCCGCAGCCGGACTCGCCGACCAGCACGACCACGTCGTTCTCGTAGATGTCGAGGTCGATGCCGTCGACCGCCTTGACCGGCGGCGCGTCGTCGAAGAAGTCGAGCATGCCCGACTCCTGGTCGAAGTGGACCTCGACGTCGTCGAGCGACAGCACCGGGTCCTCGCCGCCGCGGTCGACCGTCTCCCGGGCCGCGCGGCTCGGCGCGCCGGCGTCGGGGTCGGTGAACTCGTCCATCGGGATCTCCTCGGCGGCGTGCTCCCAGTGGTGACAGTGGACGAACCGGCCGTCGCCGGCGTCGTACGGGCCGGGATCCTGTTCGATACACTGGTCGTCGGCGAGCGGACAGCGCGGGTGGAACGAACAGCCCTCGGGGACGTTTACCGGATCCGGCGCCGACCCCTCGACCGGCCGCATGTTCTCGATCGGCGACTCAAGGTTCGGCGTCGACTTCAGGAGTTTCCGCGTGTAGGGGTGAGCCGCGTCCTCCAGGATCTCCTCGGTCGGGCCGAGTTCGACGAACTCGAAGGCATAGAGCACGCCGACGCGGTCGGCGATGTCGGCCACCAGCGGCAGGTCGTGCGTGATGAAGACGATGGTGAGGTCGTACCGCTCCTTGAGGTTCTCCAGCAGCGAGATGATCGACCGCTGCATGAGCAGGTCCAGCGCCGCCGTCGGCTCGTCCATCACGAGCACCTCGGGTTCGAGGATCAGGCTCAGCGCGATCAGCGCGCGCTGTTTCATCCCGCCCGACAGCTCGTGGGGGTAGGAGTTCAGGATGCGTTCGGGGTCGAGATACAGGTCCGAGAGCAGCTGGCGGGCCCGGTCCATGCCCTCCGGCACGTCGTAGTCGTGGGCCTCCAGCGTCTCGACGAAGTGGGTCTCGATGTCCCGGACGGGGTTGAACGACGACATCGCGCCCTGGAACACCATCGACACCTCCTCCCAGCGGTAGGCCTTGCGTTCCTGCTTGCTCAGTTCGAGCACGTCGAGCGACTCGCCGTCGCCGGGGTTGTAGGTGATGTCGCCCCGGAGGAGGCCGGGGTCGACGACGGCGTCGAGCAGCGCCGAGGCGAACATCGACTTGCCCGACCCCGACTCGCCGACGACGCCGAGCACCTCGTTGCGCTCGATGTCCATGTCGACGCTGTCGAGGACGCGCGACTCGCCGCGCTCCATGTCGAACGACACCGTCGTATCCCGCATCTGCAGGATCGGGTCGCTGTGCGCCACCGTCCGTTCGTAGTCGGTCTCGGATACGGTCATGTCAGACACCTCCGACCTTGCTGGTCAGTTCCTCGTCGCTCTCGCCGTCGGCCGCCGTCTCGCCGGAGCGCTTCTCGTGGCGGGCGCGGACCCGCGGGTTGAACACCCGGTCCAGCGACTGCCCGAGGAGGATCAGGCCGATCGAGAAGACGATGATGGCGATCATCGGCACCAGGAACCAGTGGAGCGCGCCCGGCCGGTAGTGGGCGCCCGACTGGTAGGCCTGGTTGAGCGTGATCCCCCAGTTGAGGTTCTCGAACGGGAGGATCCCGAGGTAGTACAGCCCGACGGCCGAGAAGATCACCCGGCGGGCGGCGTTGGTCAGGTTGATGACGACGAACGGCATCAGGTGCGGGACGATCTCCTTGAAGATGATGTCCCGCGAGGGGATGCCCATCGCCCGCGAGGCCTCGACGAACGACTCCGAGCGCAGCGTCAGCATCTGCGACCGGATCGCCCGCGCGAGCCCGCCCCACGCGGCGATGGAGAGCAGGAGCCCCACCATGTACGGGTTGCTCCCGATCGGCAACAGCAGCGCGAGCACCATCACCGTGGGGAACCCGGGCAGGTTGATGAAGATGTCCGTGATCGACGAGAGGACGGTGTCGACCCAGCCGCCCTTGTAGCCGGCGATAGCGCCGACCATCGTCCCGACGCCGACGGTCGCCAGCGCGCCCGCGAAGACCATCTTCAGGATCTCCGTCGTCGAGAACACCACCTGCGAGAGCAGGTCCCGCCCCATCTGGTCGGTCCCGAGCGGGTAGTCCCAGTTCTCGAACGGCTTGGCGAGCGCGCCCGCCTCGCCGACCTCGGTCGGTTCGATGACGTACGGGCCGACGATCCCCATCAGCAGGTACGTGAAGACGATCGTGAAGCCGATCCTGGCGCGCCAGTCCGTCCAGACGATGAAGAAGGGCGCCCGGATGTACGAGTCGTAGAACTTCCGTAACTTGTCGAGGCGCGTCTCCTCGACCGAGGAGACGACCTCGAACGGCGATTCGACGCCGACGCTCCCGCCGTCCGGGCGGACGGTCCCGTCCGCGTCCCCGGCGGCGCCCGCCGCGGACCCGGAGGCCGTTCGCTCGGGCGCGTCGCTCCCCTCGTCGCCCGAGGGGATCGACTCCAGCGCCTCGGCGTGGTCGGTGCGGTCCGGGCGGTTGTCGTCGGTCATCGGTCGGTCCCTCCCGTGGTGTGTAGTTGTCGTAGCTGCATCGTATCAGTAGCTCTCACTTTCCTGTCCCTTCGCCCGCGGGTCGAGGTAGCCGTAGGTGAGGTCGGCCAGCAGCAGGGCGATGACGACCGCGAGCGTGATGACGACGAACCCGCCCATCATCAGCGGGTAGTCCCGCTGGTAGGTCGCCGACAGCATGTACCAGCCGATCCCCCGGTACTGGAACACCTGTTCGAGGATGACCGACCCGCCGAACATCTCGCCGATGCTGATCAGCAGCGTCGTGTACATCGGCAGGATGGCGTTGCGGGCGACGTACTGCGTCGAGATGGTCACGTCCGAGAGCCCGCGCAGGCGGGCGACGCGCAGGTAGTCCTCGCCGAGCACGCGGATGGCGTTGCCACGCATCCCCAGCGAGGCGATCCCTGAGGCGACGATCATCGACAGTATCGGCAGCGCCGCGTGCCTGACCACCCCCGAGATGTACGGCCAGGTCAGCCCCGGTTCGAGCCCCGTCGGTCGGCGGCCACCGGTCGGGAACCACCCCCAGCGGTAGGCCATGAAGATGAGCAACATGATCGCGAGGACGTAGAAGGGGATCGACCCCATGAGGATCGCCCACGAGGTCAGCCCCACGTCCAGTTTCCCACCCTCCCAGTACGCCATCAGGGCGCCGACGGAGATGCCGATGAAGAAGCTGATGAACGTCGCCCAGCTCAGCACGAACAGCGTCCAGGGCAACGCCTGTGCGATGATGTCGACGACCGAGTCCTGGTAGTACACCGACTGGCCGAGGTTCCCCTGGGCCATGTTGATCATGTACTCGACGTACGCCGCCGGGATCGGTTTCGTCGGGTCGACGCTCAGCCGGAGTTCCACCAGCTCCCGCGCCCGGGCCGGGTCCAGTCCCCTGCGTTCGAGCTGCTGGATCATCGCCCCCATCGGGTTCCCCGGCATCATCCGAACGATCACGAACGAGAGCGTGATCACGGCCCACGACGTGAACACTGTCTGCCCGATTCTGCGCAGACGCCAGTCTATGTTTACCATGTTCCTACTACTCATACGGTAGTGATTCCGAACCTCTTGAATGTATCCCTCCGCGTACGCGGCGTCGGCCGACTCGAACCCGTCTCGACGGGTCGAACACGACGGCCATCCGACGGCTCGTCCCGGCCCTCCACTCGACGGCTCGTCCGACACTCCACCGCCGGTCGGCGCCGCCAGGTCACCGCTCGCGGGTCAGAACGGCTCCCAACCCGTCCGGATGACGACGGCGGCGAGGACGAACGAGAGCACGACGGGGACCAGCGTCAGCTGTGCGGTGACGTACGGTCCCGTGCCGGGTTCGAGGTAGTAGAACGAGAAGGCCAGCAGGAGGAGAAAGAGGATGTCGACACCGAGTATGACCCTCGCGGCGGAGCGCAGCAGTCCCATACCTCCAGGCTGGACACGAGCCCACATAAGCGTTCGCTCGCGGTGGGCGCGCTCGGCGGGGCCGAGTTGAAACGCGCGCCGGAAGGGCGCAGACAGGAAAGGTGGGTGAACCGGGGCCGCGGGCCGGGGATCAGTTCCCGGTGTACTCGATGCCGTCGCCGACCTTCGTCGCGATGAACAGCGCGTCGTCGATCCCCTCGGTGATCTGGGGGTCGGCGTTGAGCGACCAGTTCGCCGTGTTGAACGCGCCCGCGTCGGGCTCGTACATGTTCTCGTGCTCCGGGACGTGCTGGTTCCACCACCACATCAGCTCCTTGTGGTACTGGGAGTCGCCGGTGGTCTGCCAGCTCTGGATGTGGTCGGCGACGTTGATGTCCTTGGTCCCGGACGACCCCTCGGGGTCGCCGATGGGCATCGGGATGGTCTGCTCCATCGAGAACTGCGCGAGACTGGAGAGCCAGTCGACGACCAGGCCCGGCGCCCACATCGCAGTGATGCCGTTGGCCGAGGAGCCGTCGGGGATCATCTCGTACTCGCCGTTCTGTCGGCGCTCGTCGAACGTCGCCGTGTCGACGGACTCCTGGGAGACGGTGATGCCGAACTCCTCGAGGTTCTGCTGGAGCACCTGGAAGTCGACGCGCTCGGTGGCGTTGAGGAAGTTCAGCTCGAAGCGCTCGCCGTCCGGGGTGAACCAGTTACCGTTGCTGTCCCGCTCGAAGTCCGAGCGCCGGAGGTACTCGGCCGCGCGCTCGGTGTCGTTCTGGCCGTACATCTCGAAGTCCTGGACCCACTCGGTGGCCTCGTGGTCGCCGATCTCGAGGATGCGGCCCGGGACGCGGCAGGGCGGCCACTCGAAGCGGCGCTTGACGCCCTGGAGCAGCTGGTCGACGCCCTGCCGGTTGAAGACGTGGCAGATCGCCTTCCGGACGTTCCGGTCGTTGACCGGCGTGTCGTAGTCGTTGTTGGCGCCGCAGTTGAACGTGAACAGGCTGTTGGCCGACCGCGCCTCGCGGTACAGCGAGTGCGTGTCGGGCAGCTGACCCTTGAGGTCGTCCTGCACCGGGAAGCCGCCGGCCGTCGCGTCGATCTGGTTGCTCGCGTACGGCTGGACCGGCTGGTTGGTGTTCGGGAAGTTCCGCATGGCGAACTCCCGGAAGTTGATGTTCTCGGCGTTGGGGTGGTCCTCGTAGAGCTCGCAGACGATGATGTTGTCGCCCACGTCGGCGATCTGGAAGGGGCCGTGCCCGATAGCCTGCTCGGAGTCCGTGATCTCCGGGTAGCTCGCCGTCGTGATCTCCTCGATGACCGCCGTCTTGTCGTCGCCCGAGCTGTTGCGCAGGCGGTCGTGCCAGTCGCTCCACTGGTCGTCGTCGTGTTTGGTGAAGACGCCGCGCGCGAGGTTGCCGTGGTAGTCCGCGATGGTGTTCTGCATCGCGAACTTCGGCGCGTACGGCGTGTGGAGGTTGACGCGGACGAGCTGGTCGTCGACCGCCTCGATGCTCTCCATCGCGACGTGGGCGTTCTCGCCGTCCTCGGCCTGGGCCTTGAGGATCTCCAGCTCGATCTGCTGCTCCATCACGTAGTCCTGGGCGACGAACTGGTCGCCGTTGTGCCACGTGTAGTCGTCGCGGAAGGTGGCCTCCAGCGTCGTGTCGTCGGTCATCTCCCAGTCGTCGATCATGATGGGGATGATCTCGTCGGCCGACGGGCTGTAGGCCGCCGGGCGGTCCATGATCGCCGCGCCCGGCCACCAGGCGCCGGACTGGGCCGGGTTCCACGGGTTCAGGTGCCGCTCCGGCGGCGCGGTGTTGGCGTGGTCGAACAGGCGGAACCGGGCGTCGTTGACGCCGGACATCCCGTCGCCGCCGTCCCCGCCATCGCCGCCGTCCCCGCCGTCGCCACCGTCGCCACCGTCGCCACCGTCCCCGCCGTCGCCGGAGGTCGGTGTACTGTCGCCGTTACCCGAGCACCCGGCGAGCATGAGGACGCTCCCGGCCGCGCCGGCGCGGAGGAAGTTGCGTCTCGTACTCGCTTCTGCCCGCCAGTTGTCAAAGTCTGGCATGCACCGACCTTGCACATCGCCATATATATAATTAACTATCTTGAAGGTTCATTTCGCGTGTTCCCGGCCCGAAATATCCGTTCGGGGGGCCGCCGACCGGCGGTGGCGGGGTCGGAACGGACGGTTCGAGTCGGGCCCGGCGGCCG comes from Halosimplex halophilum and encodes:
- a CDS encoding PPC domain-containing DNA-binding protein; amino-acid sequence: MESFESDDGHVVVRLDRGDMALESIEAACEAHDVDTGAVVSGIGTFSNLNIHYVDRTDLPDEQAARNVDLELEGSWEVTNIGGAIADGEPHLHVTAFNGERTVGGHLEEGCEVNVLGEFTIRKFEGLSLTREPGQHNVSQLTER
- a CDS encoding lactonase family protein is translated as MSAADGPDRDDPPDTAHLALVCSTAGDGDSGVYAYGYDAESGTLSALATTPVEHPMYLAVHPQEDRVYVADRTDGGTVTAFAADRTDGSLDRRADRSSEGVGPCYVSVDPAGRYAFVANYGGGTAAMYPLDDAGDLGPACDVVHHEGSGPVADRQAEPHPHSAVPGPDGRYLYVPDLGTDEVAVYRIDADDDRLRPAEPAAVALPPGTGPRHLAFDDAGEYGYLVGELDSTVAALSRDAATGALEPVASASTLPETAGGAENSPADVHVHPAGWVYVSNRGHRSIAVFEATGGDLRPLDRAATGGANPRDFAVAPDGRHLLVENRDGHEVVTFAVGADGRLAERARCDVPKPTCLGFLARE
- a CDS encoding enolase C-terminal domain-like protein produces the protein MEISDIETVAFTCESAKARDGKGHAHPGPPVERVRRITRVAVDGGPDGYCLGGDPATNEFASDALAGEDPRERERIRRRLRRSGRLRRSTLSETTVSRVDCALWDAAGKHYGEPVYRLLGGHRERVPAYASTMVGDDDPDGLGTPEAYADFAETLVDRGYPAVKLHTWMPPYDADPERVIAACRAVRERVGPGVELMLDSHHFYTRTEARRIGDALADLAFAWFEEPMDEHSVGSYEWLTDEVDVPVVGPETAEGGAQTRAEWLRRDAADIGRVGVHDVGGLTPALKAVHAYEAFGVECELHGGNLPNLHLLAAMAECGEYYERGLLHPDYDYDGARPFLATPLDQLDDDGCVRVPQSPGLGYDFDWDFVEANRVEP
- a CDS encoding DUF4352 domain-containing protein, whose protein sequence is MDRRAFLATAAAVTAGCGQAGSSGTPTDGAGTATDTPAESPTDTPTETPTAAPPSVQVTDVSAPSGIEIGTNGTLSVTLENAGGREGQFSAPVEARIGTGAWATTGRTVSAAVPAGESVTETVDLPPNDHVEPASYRLAEADPVARTRFVARELSLGEAHTLPNGVALSVEAAEFAEAYTYEGEDGETTLAPTDGEKWAVGTLRAENTADETARAPLISDIALFRGEQEFSHHYAGDNRDRYRGGDLAAGAVSEGDLPTDVPLDADRSDLRVEYSEALDDGRVTVRWSLTD
- a CDS encoding ABC transporter ATP-binding protein; the encoded protein is MTVSETDYERTVAHSDPILQMRDTTVSFDMERGESRVLDSVDMDIERNEVLGVVGESGSGKSMFASALLDAVVDPGLLRGDITYNPGDGESLDVLELSKQERKAYRWEEVSMVFQGAMSSFNPVRDIETHFVETLEAHDYDVPEGMDRARQLLSDLYLDPERILNSYPHELSGGMKQRALIALSLILEPEVLVMDEPTAALDLLMQRSIISLLENLKERYDLTIVFITHDLPLVADIADRVGVLYAFEFVELGPTEEILEDAAHPYTRKLLKSTPNLESPIENMRPVEGSAPDPVNVPEGCSFHPRCPLADDQCIEQDPGPYDAGDGRFVHCHHWEHAAEEIPMDEFTDPDAGAPSRAARETVDRGGEDPVLSLDDVEVHFDQESGMLDFFDDAPPVKAVDGIDLDIYENDVVVLVGESGCGKTTLGKTAVGLQRPTGGSVEYRGHDIWDVRDGDGDGSIAWSEIRRSLQIVHQDPGSALNPHRRNNKILEAPLKRWHDDLDGNDRRQRVLSMLEHVGMTPPEDYYERYPHQLSGGEQQRVALIRAMLMNPEVILADEPVSALDVSLRVEMMDLLIELQNMFDTSYLFISHDLSNARYIAERTGGRIGVLYLGELVEIGPPEQVINNPQHPYTQALRWATPELDPEEERAEESPIREIDIPDPTNPPSGCRYHTRCPEAREVCAEQTPGSYAAEDGSDLHRGACFRMVDDHEYWSSESIVDEDETGFDAGADDAAGTAPSDD
- a CDS encoding ABC transporter permease, whose amino-acid sequence is MTDDNRPDRTDHAEALESIPSGDEGSDAPERTASGSAAGAAGDADGTVRPDGGSVGVESPFEVVSSVEETRLDKLRKFYDSYIRAPFFIVWTDWRARIGFTIVFTYLLMGIVGPYVIEPTEVGEAGALAKPFENWDYPLGTDQMGRDLLSQVVFSTTEILKMVFAGALATVGVGTMVGAIAGYKGGWVDTVLSSITDIFINLPGFPTVMVLALLLPIGSNPYMVGLLLSIAAWGGLARAIRSQMLTLRSESFVEASRAMGIPSRDIIFKEIVPHLMPFVVINLTNAARRVIFSAVGLYYLGILPFENLNWGITLNQAYQSGAHYRPGALHWFLVPMIAIIVFSIGLILLGQSLDRVFNPRVRARHEKRSGETAADGESDEELTSKVGGV
- a CDS encoding ABC transporter permease — encoded protein: MVNIDWRLRRIGQTVFTSWAVITLSFVIVRMMPGNPMGAMIQQLERRGLDPARARELVELRLSVDPTKPIPAAYVEYMINMAQGNLGQSVYYQDSVVDIIAQALPWTLFVLSWATFISFFIGISVGALMAYWEGGKLDVGLTSWAILMGSIPFYVLAIMLLIFMAYRWGWFPTGGRRPTGLEPGLTWPYISGVVRHAALPILSMIVASGIASLGMRGNAIRVLGEDYLRVARLRGLSDVTISTQYVARNAILPMYTTLLISIGEMFGGSVILEQVFQYRGIGWYMLSATYQRDYPLMMGGFVVITLAVVIALLLADLTYGYLDPRAKGQESESY
- a CDS encoding ABC transporter substrate-binding protein — protein: MPDFDNWRAEASTRRNFLRAGAAGSVLMLAGCSGNGDSTPTSGDGGDGGDGGDGGDGGDGGDGGDGGDGMSGVNDARFRLFDHANTAPPERHLNPWNPAQSGAWWPGAAIMDRPAAYSPSADEIIPIMIDDWEMTDDTTLEATFRDDYTWHNGDQFVAQDYVMEQQIELEILKAQAEDGENAHVAMESIEAVDDQLVRVNLHTPYAPKFAMQNTIADYHGNLARGVFTKHDDDQWSDWHDRLRNSSGDDKTAVIEEITTASYPEITDSEQAIGHGPFQIADVGDNIIVCELYEDHPNAENINFREFAMRNFPNTNQPVQPYASNQIDATAGGFPVQDDLKGQLPDTHSLYREARSANSLFTFNCGANNDYDTPVNDRNVRKAICHVFNRQGVDQLLQGVKRRFEWPPCRVPGRILEIGDHEATEWVQDFEMYGQNDTERAAEYLRRSDFERDSNGNWFTPDGERFELNFLNATERVDFQVLQQNLEEFGITVSQESVDTATFDERRQNGEYEMIPDGSSANGITAMWAPGLVVDWLSSLAQFSMEQTIPMPIGDPEGSSGTKDINVADHIQSWQTTGDSQYHKELMWWWNQHVPEHENMYEPDAGAFNTANWSLNADPQITEGIDDALFIATKVGDGIEYTGN